One Fusobacterium sp. IOR10 DNA segment encodes these proteins:
- the rfbB gene encoding dTDP-glucose 4,6-dehydratase — protein MKIIVTGGAGFIGGNFVHYMLKKYNNYKIICLDKLTYAGNLATLESVMSNNNFKFIQGDIADRSFIYNLFQEEKPDIIVNFAAESHVDRSIEDPEIFLKTNVLGTGVLLDACKKYGIKRYHQVSTDEVYGDLPLDRTDLFFTEETPIHTSSPYSASKASADLLVQSYYRTFKVPVTISRCSNNYGPYHFPEKLIPLIIANALNDKDLPVYGKGENVRDWLYVQDHCIGIDKIIHNGKIGEVYNIGGHNEKTNLEVVKTILKELGKSEDLIKYVTDRPGHDMRYAIDPTKIKNELNWEPETSFNEGIKKTIKWYLDNTSWWENIINGEYKNYYKKMYEKKNK, from the coding sequence ATGAAAATAATTGTAACAGGTGGAGCTGGATTCATAGGTGGGAATTTTGTCCACTATATGTTGAAAAAATATAATAACTATAAAATAATATGCTTAGATAAATTAACTTACGCTGGAAATCTAGCTACTTTAGAGTCTGTTATGTCAAATAATAATTTTAAGTTTATACAAGGAGATATTGCAGATAGATCTTTTATTTATAATCTTTTTCAGGAAGAAAAACCAGATATTATAGTTAATTTCGCTGCAGAAAGTCATGTGGATAGATCCATAGAAGATCCTGAAATATTTTTAAAAACTAATGTTTTAGGAACAGGGGTTTTACTAGATGCTTGTAAAAAATATGGAATAAAGAGATATCATCAAGTTTCGACAGATGAAGTTTATGGGGATTTACCCTTGGATAGAACTGATTTATTTTTTACAGAGGAAACACCAATCCATACTTCAAGTCCATACTCTGCTTCAAAGGCTTCAGCTGATTTATTAGTGCAATCATATTATAGAACATTTAAAGTTCCAGTAACAATTTCAAGATGTTCTAATAATTATGGTCCTTATCATTTTCCAGAAAAATTAATACCATTGATAATTGCAAATGCATTAAATGATAAAGATTTACCTGTATATGGAAAGGGAGAAAATGTAAGGGATTGGCTTTATGTTCAAGATCACTGTATAGGAATAGATAAGATAATACATAATGGAAAAATTGGAGAAGTTTATAATATTGGTGGACACAATGAAAAAACTAATTTGGAAGTTGTTAAAACAATTTTAAAAGAACTTGGAAAATCAGAAGATTTAATAAAATATGTAACAGACAGACCAGGTCACGATATGAGATATGCAATTGATCCTACAAAGATAAAAAATGAATTAAACTGGGAACCTGAAACTTCATTTAATGAAGGAATAAAAAAGACAATTAAATGGTATTTAGACAACACTTCTTGGTGGGAAAACATTATCAATGGAGAGTATAAAAATTATTATAAAAAAATGTATGAAAAGAAAAATAAGTAA
- the rfbA gene encoding glucose-1-phosphate thymidylyltransferase RfbA: protein MKGIILAGGSGTRLYPLTMVTSKQLLPVYDKPMIFYPLSILMFAGIKDILIISTPDDLPNFRRLLGDGSKYGINLSYKEQPSPDGLAQAFIIGEEFIGNDSCALILGDNIFYGANLRGKLASAVSNKNGATIFGYYVPDPERFGIVEMDGNGKAISIEEKPENPKSNYCVTGLYFYDNRVVEFAKKVKPSKRGELEITDLNKMYLEDGSLNVVTLGRGYAWLDTGTVDSLSEASEFIKVIETRQDVQIASLEEIAYANGWINKERLLSAAKIYGKSNYGQYLLKVANGKI, encoded by the coding sequence ATGAAAGGAATAATACTTGCAGGGGGATCTGGAACAAGACTTTATCCATTAACAATGGTAACTTCTAAACAGCTTCTACCTGTATACGATAAACCAATGATTTTTTATCCACTTTCAATTCTTATGTTTGCAGGAATAAAAGATATATTAATAATTTCAACACCAGATGATTTACCAAACTTTAGAAGATTACTTGGTGATGGAAGCAAGTACGGGATAAATTTAAGTTACAAAGAACAACCTAGTCCTGATGGTCTTGCTCAAGCTTTTATAATTGGAGAGGAATTTATAGGAAATGATTCTTGTGCTTTAATCTTAGGTGACAATATATTCTATGGTGCAAATTTAAGAGGAAAGTTAGCTAGCGCAGTTTCTAATAAAAATGGGGCTACTATTTTCGGATATTATGTACCTGATCCTGAAAGATTTGGAATAGTTGAAATGGATGGAAATGGAAAGGCTATATCCATAGAGGAAAAACCTGAAAATCCTAAATCTAATTATTGTGTTACAGGGCTATATTTTTATGATAATAGAGTTGTTGAATTTGCTAAAAAAGTTAAACCATCAAAAAGGGGAGAACTTGAAATTACAGATTTAAATAAAATGTATTTGGAAGATGGGTCTTTAAATGTAGTTACTCTTGGAAGAGGTTATGCTTGGTTAGATACTGGAACTGTTGATTCATTATCTGAGGCATCAGAATTCATAAAGGTAATAGAAACTAGGCAAGATGTTCAAATTGCTTCACTAGAGGAAATAGCCTATGCTAATGGGTGGATAAATAAAGAAAGACTATTAAGTGCTGCTAAAATATATGGAAAATCTAATTATGGACAATATCTTTTAAAAGTTGCTAATGGAAAAATTTAA
- a CDS encoding UTP--glucose-1-phosphate uridylyltransferase, which translates to MRKVTKAVIPAAGLGTRVLPATKAQPKEMLVIVDKPSLQYIVEELVKSGITDIVIITGRNKNSIEDHFDYSFELEETLKEQGKYKLLEKVRYLSNLANIFYVRQTHPLGLGHAILKAKPFIGNDPFIIALGDDIVHTEGKTATSQLIETYEKYGASVLGVQNVNEKDVCKYGIVKPGVTLDEKTVAVENFIEKPSIKEAPSTLACLGRYLL; encoded by the coding sequence ATGAGGAAGGTAACTAAAGCAGTTATACCTGCAGCAGGGCTAGGGACAAGAGTACTACCAGCAACAAAAGCTCAACCTAAAGAGATGCTTGTGATAGTTGATAAGCCATCCCTTCAATATATAGTTGAAGAGTTAGTGAAATCAGGAATAACAGACATAGTAATAATAACAGGAAGAAATAAAAATTCAATAGAAGATCATTTTGATTATTCCTTTGAATTAGAAGAAACTTTAAAGGAACAAGGAAAGTATAAATTACTTGAAAAAGTTAGATATTTATCAAATTTAGCTAATATATTTTATGTTAGGCAAACTCATCCTCTTGGGTTAGGCCATGCAATATTAAAGGCAAAACCATTTATAGGAAATGATCCATTTATAATAGCTCTAGGTGATGATATAGTTCATACAGAGGGGAAAACAGCAACTTCTCAATTAATAGAAACATATGAAAAATATGGAGCAAGTGTACTAGGAGTACAAAATGTTAATGAAAAAGATGTATGCAAATATGGAATAGTAAAACCAGGTGTAACCTTAGATGAAAAAACAGTTGCAGTGGAAAATTTCATAGAGAAACCAAGTATAAAAGAAGCTCCATCAACACTAGCGTGCCTAGGAAGATATCTTCTAA